A genomic window from Fusarium falciforme chromosome 2, complete sequence includes:
- a CDS encoding Zn(2)-C6 fungal-type domain-containing protein has product MDGHAVAEPAAGAPIPADHGAHGIAGDASAADPSGSVIKRRAPIACRRCRRMRSKCVHDRAQPPCKACLEAGLGAEDCIFPVRGQPDHDREFRHPRVRAEKTARRDPAKVRREILDAPVRPLGKPGDEWERLPPLPDIIDGVNRFTQHYFQLGFIPKQQFPDRLLKDYRSVSVFLVVSILSISARLSPSLAARYGSGMKAAEFFMERATNLAYGELYQEPTLERCQAFYLLSIAQQGSGLRNKSYINMGVSMRMASLMRLHREETYRIQNPTPEVIIRSESARRTLWMLHSQDQLHSGPYSPVSLAASDITALLPCDEHDFAIGREPPSRAAVEGTPPAIENPALIFDPNRSLFASLIQAHHFWGIVSRRAVKFARSSRPWEANSEFACVVKKLHEWENALPQDHLWSAHTLKKYKANGQDLAYLGVTMVPRLCNIVLRRPYLMDMLTVTSKDEQQQNFFANIAYELFLNVRRLFEQIDAQFTGRSPDESVGAQMAAFCVYSCGLFSTYLCRYPHICPDLNISREGPMMLQRTLSILMECKEVWPLASRWVEALERFARDPTGSLTTESGMADGKDPIPNPVAIPIAVPSSANSVSSSTSPASSMYARPGAPLDTTSLRSPSSNETLTPLPTPTTHIIPSHFPPHSQQQPQPHQHQHQQQHQQRHQQQQQHQQPQPSPIADPQSFTRQQIPSHIYMHTDNSTGLGMLMEPFDSQGALQGYTMAPNGNPAQAAAIAAAVTPAPFYPSADGYEGELQFYINGPQDWMPTDGVFDGYG; this is encoded by the exons ATGGACGGCCATGCCGTCGCAGAGCCCGCCGCCGGCGCCCCGATTCCCGCTGATCACGGCGCGCACGGGATTGCCGGTGACGCCTCGGCCGCCGACCCCTCCGGATCCGTCATAAAGAGGAGAGCCCCGATCGCCTGTCGCCG ATGTCGTCGCATGAGAAGCAAGTGTGTCCATGACCGCGCCCAGCCTCCTTGCAAGGCCTGTCTTGAAGCCGGACTCGGTGCCGAAGATTG CATCTTTCCCGTTCGAGGTCAGCCGGATCACGATCGCGAGTTCCGGCATCCCCGCGTAAGAGCCGAGAAAACGGCCCGGCGGGACCCCGCCAAGGTGCGACGTGAGATCCTTGATGCTCCTGTGCGACCTCTAGGCAAGCCTGGCGATGAGTGGGAGCGATTACCTCCATTGCCAGACATCATCGATGGTGTCAATCGCTTCACTCAGCACTACTTTCAGCTCGGCTTCATCCCCAAGCAGCAGTTTCCTGATCGTCTGCTCAAGGACTATCGCTCAGTGAGCGTCTTTCTCGTCGTCAGCATCCTCAGCATCTCGGCTCGTCTGAGTCCTTCCCTCGCCGCCCGTTATGGCTCGGGTATGAAGGCGGCAGAGTTCTTCATGGAGCGTGCCACCAACCTTGCCTATGGTGAGCTCTACCAAGAGCCCACGTTGGAGAGATGCCAGGCGTTTTACTTGCTAAGCATTGCGCAACAGGGAAGTGgtctaagaaataagagttat ATTAATATGGGCGTTTCTATGCGGATGGCATCTTTGATGCGACTGCATCGAGAGGAGACGTATCGTATTCAAAACCCCACTCCAGAGGTCATCATCAGGTCCGAATCAGCGCGAAGAACTCTG TGGATGTTACATAGCCAGGATCAATTACACTCAGGCCCATACTCACCAGTATCCCTTGCTGCCTCGGACATCACAGCCCTTCTGCCATGCGACGAACACGACTTTGCTATTGGGAGAGAGCCTCCTTCACGGGCCGCTGTTGAGGGAACACCTCCTGCAATCGAGAACCCAGCTCTCATTTTTGACCCTAACCGCTCTCTTTTTGCTTCACTGATCCAGGCTCATCACTTCTGGGGGATCGTCAGCCGTCGAGCCGTCAAATTTGCTCGAAGTTCTCGTCCTTGGGAGGCAAATAGCGAGTTTGCCTGTGTTGTGAAGAAGCTACATGAGTGGGAGAATGCGCTGCCTCAGGACCATCTTTGGAGCGCTCATACGTTAAAGAAGTACAAGGCCAACGGGCAGGACCTG GCATACCTTGGGGTGACAATGGTGCCTCGTCTGTGCAATATCGTCCTTCGTCGACCATATCTAATGGA CATGTTAACTGTCACTTCTAAGGACGAACAGCAACAGAATTTCTTTGCCAATATTGCATATGAACTCTTTCTCAACGTTCGGCGCCTCTTTGAGCAGATTGATGCTCAGTTCACCGGCCGCTCCCCAGACGAGAGTGTAGGGGCGCAGATGGCTGCCTTTTGCGTTTACAGCTGCGGTCTATTCTCGACATACCTCTGCCGATACCCTCATA TCTGCCCGGATCTCAACATCAGCCGTGAAGGTCCCATGATGCTTCAACGTACCCTCTCGATCCTGATGGAGTGCAAGGAAGTCTGGCCTCTTGCATCTCGCTGGGTTGAGGCTCTCGAGCGGTTTGCTCGAGATCCCACCGGTTCCCTCACGACGGAGAGTGGAATGGCTGATGGAAAAGATCCTATTCCCAACCCTGTCGCCATTCCTATCGCTGTCCCTTCCTCGGCCAACTCAGTCTCGTCTAGTACATCACCTGCGTCTTCCATGTATGCTCGACCAGGGGCCCCTCTCGACACAACATCTCTCCGATCTCCATCCTCGAATGAAACATTAACGCCCTTACCCACACCAACCACTCATATAATACCCTCCCACTTTCCTCCACATTCTCAACAGCAACCTCAAccgcaccagcaccagcatcaacaacagcacCAACAGCGgcatcaacagcaacagcagcatcaacaacctcaGCCATCTCCGATAGCCGACCCTCAATCTTTCACACGACAACAGATTCCCTCTCACATATATATGCACACAGACAACTCGACAGGCCTCGGCATGCTCATGGAACCGTTTGACTCCCAAGGCGCTCTCCAAGGATACACAATGGCCCCAAATGGCAACCCTGCCCAAGCAGCTGCCATCGCCGCAGCCGTAACACCAGCGCCATTCTACCCTTCAGCAGACGGTTACGAAGGCGAGCTGCAATTCTATATAAACGGACCCCAGGATTGGATGCCGACAGATGGTGTGTTTGATGGGTATGGCTAA